A genomic segment from Flavobacterium sp. 9R encodes:
- a CDS encoding nuclear transport factor 2 family protein: MTPEKLNSIAYKWFDCFNNKELEKLLSLYDDEAIHFSPKLKVRQPETHGLISGKEALRTWWQDAFERLPSLQYKVTSLTANGDRVFMEYIRIVTDESDLLVAEVLEVKNEKIIASRVYHG; the protein is encoded by the coding sequence ACTAAACTCTATAGCCTACAAATGGTTCGACTGTTTTAATAATAAAGAATTAGAAAAACTACTTTCCCTCTATGATGATGAAGCCATCCATTTTAGTCCAAAACTCAAAGTACGTCAACCTGAAACCCATGGTCTAATCTCAGGAAAAGAAGCTTTAAGAACTTGGTGGCAGGACGCTTTTGAACGATTACCAAGTTTACAGTATAAAGTAACCTCGCTTACCGCTAATGGCGATCGAGTATTTATGGAATACATTCGCATAGTAACTGATGAAAGCGACTTATTAGTAGCTGAAGTGCTAGAAGTAAAAAATGAAAAAATTATTGCCTCGAGAGTGTATCATGGGTAA